From the Paludibacterium paludis genome, one window contains:
- the glnL gene encoding nitrogen regulation protein NR(II) yields MTTSSFAGLELLDTPVLILDPAGTPCFANPASENLLALGKRELLRHRFIDLFQPHPALAQAFLTVERFNTSFLEHDIELVPKHSDQPLHIALSITPVEHDSAHWLLVELRPLDQQLRIANEERLLLQQQANRELIRNLAHEIKNPLGGIRGAAQLLEHELSDRPDLKEYTGVIREESIRLQSLVDRLLAPHRHQVATQINIHEVLERVRSIVLAEHREGLSVQRDYDVSLPPLTADKEQLIQIVLNIVKNAVEAMKGRGALILRTRVARQVTLARRRHPLALKLQIIDDGPGVPEELRDHVFHPLVTGRADGTGLGLTLAQSFVHQHGGSIEFESRPGYTCFTVMLPLAPLNEPRNEATRS; encoded by the coding sequence ATGACCACCTCTTCATTCGCAGGCCTGGAGCTGCTCGACACCCCGGTCCTGATCCTGGACCCCGCGGGCACGCCGTGTTTTGCCAATCCCGCCAGCGAGAATCTGCTTGCGCTCGGCAAGCGCGAACTGCTGCGCCACCGGTTCATCGATCTGTTCCAGCCGCATCCGGCGCTCGCGCAAGCCTTCCTGACCGTGGAACGCTTCAATACGAGTTTTCTTGAGCACGACATCGAACTCGTTCCCAAGCACAGCGATCAGCCATTGCACATCGCGTTGTCCATCACGCCCGTGGAGCACGACTCGGCTCACTGGCTGCTGGTCGAGCTCAGGCCGCTGGATCAGCAGTTGCGCATCGCCAACGAAGAGCGCCTGCTGCTGCAGCAACAGGCCAATCGCGAACTGATCCGCAACCTCGCGCACGAGATCAAGAATCCGCTGGGCGGCATACGCGGCGCGGCCCAGCTGCTCGAACACGAACTGTCGGACCGTCCCGATCTGAAGGAATACACCGGCGTGATCCGCGAAGAGTCGATCCGCCTGCAATCGCTGGTCGACCGGCTTCTCGCCCCGCACCGGCATCAGGTCGCAACGCAGATCAACATCCACGAAGTGCTGGAGCGGGTACGCAGCATCGTACTGGCGGAGCATCGGGAAGGACTGAGCGTGCAACGCGATTACGATGTCAGCCTGCCGCCGCTGACGGCCGACAAGGAACAACTGATCCAGATCGTGCTCAACATCGTCAAGAATGCCGTGGAGGCGATGAAAGGCCGCGGCGCGCTGATCCTGCGCACGCGCGTGGCGCGCCAGGTCACCCTGGCGCGCCGGCGCCACCCCCTGGCGCTGAAACTGCAAATCATCGATGACGGACCGGGTGTTCCGGAAGAACTGCGCGATCATGTTTTCCACCCGCTGGTGACAGGACGCGCCGACGGGACGGGCCTGGGCCTGACCCTGGCCCAGTCGTTCGTCCACCAGCATGGCGGCAGCATCGAGTTCGAGTCGCGCCCCGGCTACACCTGTTTTACCGTCATGCTTCCCCTGGCTCCACTCAATGAACCCCGCAACGAGGCAACCCGCTCATGA
- a CDS encoding DUF4124 domain-containing protein, which produces MLRPIMLPVRFTLALLCLGLSLPAGAAVYKYVDIHGTVTYTNIPVRGAQPVKLPPLSGFSSPRKAAPSSSGSAAPGAYPEVDKSTQMQRDEGRKKLLAQELTNEQAALDEARRALETARKGDDARSPSGQDKLRRLTDAVTEREKNIAALRTEISRADKTAPK; this is translated from the coding sequence ATGCTTCGCCCGATCATGCTCCCTGTCCGGTTTACGCTCGCCTTGCTGTGCCTTGGACTGTCGCTGCCAGCCGGTGCCGCGGTTTACAAGTATGTCGACATCCATGGAACGGTGACTTACACCAACATTCCAGTGCGGGGTGCCCAGCCCGTCAAGCTGCCACCCCTGTCGGGGTTTTCTTCGCCGCGCAAGGCCGCGCCCTCCTCTTCCGGTTCAGCCGCGCCCGGCGCCTACCCGGAAGTCGACAAGTCCACTCAAATGCAACGGGACGAGGGCCGCAAAAAGCTCCTGGCGCAAGAACTGACCAATGAGCAGGCCGCTCTTGACGAAGCGCGGCGGGCGCTCGAGACCGCGCGCAAGGGAGACGACGCGCGTTCGCCCTCGGGCCAGGACAAGCTGCGGCGCCTGACCGATGCGGTCACCGAACGGGAAAAGAATATCGCCGCCCTGCGTACCGAAATCTCCCGCGCGGACAAGACTGCACCAAAATAG
- the glnA gene encoding type I glutamate--ammonia ligase — protein sequence MAVADVLKLIKDNDVKFVDLRFTDTRGKEQHVSIPARIVLEDGEEWFEHGHAFDGSSIAGWKGIQASDMLLMPDPASAKIDPFFDEPTVFMTCDVIDPADGKGYDRCPRSIAKRAEAYLKASGIGDTAYFGPEPEFFIFDSVTWGADMSGCFVKIKAEEAAWASAEEFEGGNMGHRPGVKGGYFPVPPVDSSQDLRSAMVLLLEELGVPVEVHHHEVATAGQNEIGTRFSTLTQRGDWTQILKYVVHNVAHSYGKTATFMPKPIVGDNGSGMHVHQSIWKDGQNLFAGDGYAGLSETALYYIGGIIKHAKALNAITNPGTNSYKRLVPHYEAPVKLAYSAKNRSASIRIPHVASPKARRIEARFPDPLANPYLAFAALLMAGLDGIQNKIHPGDPADKNLYDLPPEEDKLIPTVCASLDEALDALDKDREFLTRGGVFTNEWIDAFIELKMQEVNLTRMTTHPVEFSMYYSL from the coding sequence ATGGCGGTTGCAGACGTACTGAAACTGATCAAGGACAACGACGTAAAATTCGTTGACCTGCGCTTCACGGATACCCGAGGCAAGGAACAGCACGTGTCCATTCCCGCACGCATCGTCCTGGAGGACGGCGAAGAATGGTTCGAACACGGCCACGCCTTCGATGGCTCCTCCATCGCGGGCTGGAAGGGCATTCAGGCGTCCGACATGCTCCTGATGCCGGATCCGGCATCCGCCAAGATCGATCCGTTCTTTGATGAACCGACCGTATTCATGACCTGCGACGTGATCGACCCGGCCGACGGCAAGGGCTACGATCGCTGTCCGCGCTCCATCGCCAAGCGCGCCGAAGCCTACCTCAAAGCCAGCGGAATCGGCGACACCGCCTACTTCGGCCCGGAACCCGAGTTCTTCATTTTCGATTCGGTCACCTGGGGCGCCGACATGTCCGGCTGCTTCGTGAAGATCAAGGCCGAAGAAGCGGCCTGGGCTTCCGCGGAAGAATTCGAAGGCGGCAACATGGGCCACCGTCCGGGGGTCAAGGGCGGCTACTTCCCGGTTCCCCCGGTCGACTCCTCCCAGGATCTGCGCTCGGCCATGGTACTGCTTCTCGAAGAACTGGGCGTGCCGGTCGAAGTGCACCACCACGAAGTGGCGACCGCCGGCCAGAACGAAATCGGTACCCGTTTTAGCACACTGACTCAGCGCGGCGACTGGACCCAGATCCTCAAGTATGTGGTGCACAACGTCGCCCACAGCTATGGCAAGACGGCGACCTTCATGCCCAAGCCCATCGTGGGCGACAACGGTTCCGGCATGCACGTTCACCAGTCCATCTGGAAAGACGGGCAGAACCTGTTCGCCGGCGACGGTTATGCCGGCCTGTCCGAGACCGCGCTGTACTACATCGGCGGCATCATCAAGCATGCCAAGGCGCTCAACGCCATCACCAACCCGGGCACCAACTCCTACAAACGCCTGGTTCCCCACTACGAAGCACCGGTGAAGCTCGCCTACTCGGCCAAGAACCGCTCAGCCTCGATCCGCATTCCGCACGTGGCGAGCCCGAAAGCGCGCCGCATCGAAGCGCGCTTCCCGGATCCGCTGGCCAACCCGTACCTGGCGTTCGCCGCGCTGCTGATGGCCGGTCTGGACGGTATCCAGAACAAGATTCACCCGGGCGATCCGGCCGACAAGAATCTGTACGACCTGCCGCCGGAAGAGGACAAGCTGATCCCGACCGTGTGCGCCTCGCTGGACGAAGCCTTGGATGCGCTGGACAAGGATCGCGAATTCCTGACCCGCGGCGGTGTGTTCACCAACGAGTGGATCGATGCGTTCATCGAACTGAAGATGCAGGAAGTGAACCTGACCCGCATGACGACCCACCCGGTCGAATTCTCGATGTACTACAGCCTCTGA
- a CDS encoding rhodanese-like domain-containing protein, whose protein sequence is MSHVNEILKRAHERGLQEGVAYAGVLTPQEACFLAGHMESARIVDVRSAAEWQFVGVVPDAVRIELKTWPGMQPNPNFDAQLTHQVDKEAVVMFLCRTGGRSDEAASRASALGFTAAFNIQEGFEGRPDGEQHRGTVDGWKARGLPWVQP, encoded by the coding sequence ATGAGTCATGTCAACGAGATTCTCAAACGCGCCCATGAACGGGGCCTGCAGGAGGGCGTGGCCTACGCCGGTGTGCTGACCCCGCAGGAAGCCTGCTTTCTGGCCGGCCATATGGAGTCGGCCAGGATCGTGGATGTGCGCAGTGCTGCGGAATGGCAGTTTGTCGGCGTGGTGCCCGATGCGGTGCGCATCGAACTGAAAACCTGGCCCGGCATGCAGCCCAATCCCAATTTCGACGCGCAGCTCACCCATCAGGTGGACAAGGAAGCGGTTGTCATGTTCTTGTGCCGTACCGGCGGCCGTTCGGACGAGGCCGCATCCCGGGCGTCCGCGCTGGGGTTCACCGCGGCTTTCAATATTCAGGAAGGCTTTGAAGGCCGCCCTGACGGCGAACAGCACCGGGGCACGGTTGACGGCTGGAAAGCGCGCGGATTGCCGTGGGTGCAGCCTTGA
- the aroE gene encoding shikimate dehydrogenase, translated as MTDRYAVIGNPVAHSQSPMIHAEFARAGGDDIRYEKLFAELDRFRDVVGAFVKTGGSGLNVTLPFKSEAFRMSDELTERASAAEAVNTLTFRDGKVYGDNTDGIGLVRDIVDNMDVSIAGKKVLILGAGGAVRGVLEPLLAEKPAALTIANRTLIKAEALAHHFAPWGECRAVGYGELAGQGFDIVINATSTSLNNELPPIPEGLFNARTLAYDMVYSKGLTPFLRRAQSENAGMLADGLGMLVEQAAESYFIWRGKKPDTRKVTHMLRDLLS; from the coding sequence ATGACTGACCGTTACGCCGTTATCGGCAATCCCGTTGCCCATAGCCAGTCGCCGATGATCCATGCCGAATTTGCCCGCGCCGGCGGGGACGACATCCGCTACGAGAAGCTGTTTGCCGAGCTTGACCGTTTTCGCGATGTGGTCGGGGCTTTCGTCAAGACGGGGGGCTCGGGCCTGAATGTGACCCTGCCCTTCAAAAGCGAGGCGTTCCGGATGTCGGACGAACTTACCGAACGGGCGAGCGCGGCCGAGGCGGTCAACACGCTGACTTTCCGGGACGGCAAGGTATACGGCGACAATACCGACGGCATCGGTCTGGTGCGGGACATCGTCGACAATATGGACGTGTCCATCGCCGGCAAGAAAGTGTTGATCCTTGGCGCCGGTGGCGCGGTTCGCGGGGTTCTCGAGCCACTGCTCGCTGAAAAGCCCGCCGCGCTGACCATCGCCAACCGCACGCTGATCAAGGCCGAGGCGCTGGCGCATCACTTCGCGCCATGGGGCGAATGCCGAGCGGTCGGTTATGGCGAACTGGCCGGGCAAGGGTTCGACATCGTCATCAATGCCACTTCCACAAGCCTGAACAACGAGTTGCCGCCGATCCCGGAAGGGCTGTTCAATGCCCGCACGCTGGCTTACGACATGGTGTACAGCAAGGGGCTGACGCCGTTCCTGCGCCGGGCGCAGTCCGAGAACGCGGGAATGCTGGCCGATGGGTTGGGGATGCTGGTCGAGCAGGCGGCCGAATCCTACTTCATCTGGCGCGGCAAAAAGCCCGATACCCGCAAGGTGACCCACATGCTACGCGATCTGTTGTCCTGA
- the mtgA gene encoding monofunctional biosynthetic peptidoglycan transglycosylase, translated as MMRLISRLLAVLVAAFMLYNLWIFAHVLYWRSHNPSASAFMNEQLARLQEDDPEAELRQKWVAYESISPNLKRALIASEDARFVDHVGFDWDGMEAAFEKNLKQGKIVAGGSTISQQLAKNLFLSSRKTPWRKLEEALITVMLETMMEKRRIFEIYLNVIEWGNGVFGAEAAARHYFRTSAARLSPSQAAKLAAMVPNPRYYDEHRNAPGLGRKTRIIQRRMPLVELP; from the coding sequence ATGATGCGTCTCATCTCCCGTTTGCTGGCGGTCCTGGTGGCCGCCTTTATGCTGTATAACCTGTGGATCTTCGCCCATGTGCTTTACTGGCGCAGCCACAACCCGTCGGCCAGCGCGTTCATGAACGAGCAATTGGCGCGTCTGCAGGAGGACGACCCCGAGGCCGAATTGCGGCAGAAGTGGGTGGCTTACGAATCCATCTCGCCGAATCTCAAGCGCGCGCTGATCGCGTCGGAGGATGCCCGTTTCGTCGACCATGTCGGCTTCGACTGGGACGGCATGGAAGCCGCCTTCGAAAAGAACCTCAAGCAGGGCAAGATCGTGGCCGGCGGCTCGACCATCAGCCAGCAGTTGGCCAAGAATCTGTTTCTGTCCAGCCGCAAGACTCCGTGGCGCAAGCTGGAAGAGGCGCTGATCACGGTCATGCTGGAAACCATGATGGAAAAGCGCCGTATCTTCGAGATTTACCTTAACGTGATCGAGTGGGGCAACGGCGTGTTCGGCGCCGAGGCCGCCGCGCGTCATTACTTCCGTACGAGCGCGGCGCGCCTGTCACCGTCGCAGGCCGCGAAACTGGCCGCCATGGTGCCCAATCCGCGTTACTACGACGAGCACCGCAATGCACCCGGGCTTGGCCGCAAGACCCGCATCATCCAGCGACGCATGCCGCTGGTGGAATTGCCCTGA
- the prmC gene encoding peptide chain release factor N(5)-glutamine methyltransferase, giving the protein MTLDGALGRYPLPRLEARMLLMHAMPGLTHAHIVGHGEEVLPPEAEVRFAGLAGRRLAGEPMAYLIGVREFFGRDFRVTPDVLIPRPDTEILVEAALERAKAGGRVVDLGTGSGAIAVTLALEGDNLDVWAVDVSAAALSVARGNAATLEARVHFVEGSWYDGLPADACFDIIVSNPPYIAHDDHHLQEGDVAREPRLALTDGADGLRCLAEIAQGARARLAPDGWLLVEHGFDQGEGCRALFVAAGLRDVVTLKDLAGHDRVTLGRSG; this is encoded by the coding sequence CTGACCCTGGACGGCGCCCTCGGGCGCTACCCTCTGCCACGTCTCGAGGCGCGCATGCTCTTGATGCATGCCATGCCCGGCCTCACCCATGCCCATATTGTCGGCCATGGCGAGGAGGTCTTGCCGCCCGAGGCCGAAGTCCGTTTTGCCGGACTTGCCGGCCGCCGCCTGGCCGGAGAACCGATGGCCTATCTCATTGGCGTGCGGGAGTTTTTCGGGAGGGATTTCCGGGTGACGCCCGATGTCCTGATTCCGCGGCCGGATACTGAAATTCTGGTCGAGGCCGCGCTGGAGCGTGCCAAGGCTGGCGGCCGGGTGGTGGACCTGGGAACGGGCAGCGGCGCGATAGCGGTCACGCTGGCCCTGGAGGGGGACAATCTCGATGTTTGGGCGGTGGATGTCTCCGCCGCTGCTCTTAGCGTGGCGCGTGGCAATGCGGCCACGCTGGAGGCTCGTGTGCATTTTGTCGAAGGCAGCTGGTATGACGGCTTGCCGGCCGACGCATGTTTCGACATCATCGTGTCGAATCCTCCTTATATCGCACATGACGATCACCATTTGCAGGAAGGCGATGTCGCGCGGGAGCCGCGCCTCGCACTGACCGACGGCGCGGACGGACTACGCTGTCTGGCCGAGATCGCGCAAGGCGCGCGCGCGCGTCTGGCGCCGGATGGCTGGTTGCTGGTGGAACACGGCTTTGATCAGGGGGAGGGATGCCGCGCGCTGTTCGTGGCGGCGGGACTCAGGGATGTCGTCACCCTGAAGGACCTGGCCGGCCATGACAGGGTGACGCTTGGGCGCTCAGGCTAG
- a CDS encoding FKBP-type peptidyl-prolyl cis-trans isomerase produces the protein MQIVKDTVVTIHYEMFDSDNNLIDKTEEPISYLHGGYDGIFPMVEEALHGKSAGDSIDVTMQPDDAFGDREEELVRVEPKDIFPEEVAVGMMFEADDPETGDIILFTVTNIEGDKVVVDGNHPLAGKAVRFAAKVTEVRAASQEEVSHGHAHGAHGHHH, from the coding sequence ATGCAAATCGTCAAAGATACTGTCGTCACCATTCATTACGAAATGTTCGACAGCGACAACAACCTCATCGACAAAACGGAAGAGCCGATCAGCTACCTGCACGGTGGCTACGACGGGATCTTCCCGATGGTCGAAGAAGCCCTGCACGGCAAATCGGCCGGAGACAGCATCGATGTCACGATGCAGCCGGACGATGCCTTCGGCGACCGCGAAGAAGAGCTGGTCCGCGTCGAGCCCAAGGACATTTTCCCGGAAGAAGTGGCCGTCGGCATGATGTTCGAAGCCGATGACCCGGAAACCGGCGACATCATCCTGTTCACCGTGACGAATATCGAAGGCGATAAAGTGGTCGTCGACGGCAACCATCCCCTGGCAGGCAAGGCCGTGCGTTTTGCCGCCAAGGTGACCGAAGTTCGCGCGGCCAGTCAGGAGGAAGTCAGCCATGGCCATGCGCACGGCGCCCACGGCCATCACCACTGA
- a CDS encoding cupin domain-containing protein — protein sequence MTPHPLLGGLTPAEFLRDYWQKKPLLIRGAMTDVGPHIDRDWLFRLAGEQDVESRLIERQGERWKLERGPFRASRFKRLPETDWTVLVQSVNHHVPHIDRILWQFDFIPYARLDDLMISFAPPGGTVGPHFDSYDVFLLQVGGKKRWQISSQDDTRLVEGAPLRILENFDAEETFDLEHGDMLYLPPRYAHYGVAQEPGMTYSIGFRAPTAQELAGQFLVHLQDRIELEGMYADPDLTVSPEPARLRGDMVEKVSAMLRKITWNDDTIADFLGHYLTEPKAHVFYDPPEEPMDRDTFATYCGENALVLDPRSLILYTNDMLYCNGEQLEIDRKDVGLWQQFANARRLVCPAFSEETLDLLYDGYVSGYWLFESSVAQ from the coding sequence ATGACACCTCATCCACTGCTGGGCGGGCTGACGCCTGCCGAATTCCTGCGCGATTACTGGCAGAAAAAGCCGTTGCTCATCCGCGGCGCCATGACCGATGTCGGACCGCACATCGATCGCGACTGGCTGTTCCGTCTTGCCGGGGAGCAAGACGTCGAGTCTCGCCTGATCGAGCGGCAAGGGGAGCGCTGGAAGCTCGAACGGGGGCCGTTCCGCGCCTCGCGTTTCAAACGGCTGCCCGAAACCGACTGGACGGTGCTCGTGCAGTCGGTCAATCACCACGTGCCTCACATCGACCGCATTCTCTGGCAATTCGATTTCATCCCCTACGCGCGGCTGGACGACCTGATGATCAGTTTTGCCCCGCCCGGAGGAACGGTCGGGCCGCATTTCGATTCCTACGATGTGTTTTTGCTGCAGGTTGGCGGAAAAAAACGCTGGCAGATCTCCTCGCAGGACGATACGCGTCTGGTGGAGGGCGCGCCGCTCAGGATCCTGGAAAACTTCGATGCCGAGGAAACCTTCGATCTCGAGCACGGGGACATGCTGTACCTGCCCCCCCGCTATGCGCACTACGGCGTCGCTCAGGAGCCGGGCATGACCTATTCCATCGGCTTTCGGGCTCCCACCGCCCAGGAGCTGGCCGGCCAGTTTCTCGTGCACCTGCAAGACCGGATCGAGCTTGAGGGCATGTACGCCGATCCCGATCTGACCGTATCGCCGGAACCTGCGCGCCTGCGTGGCGACATGGTGGAGAAAGTGAGTGCGATGCTGCGCAAGATCACCTGGAACGACGACACCATTGCGGATTTTCTGGGGCATTATCTGACAGAGCCGAAGGCACACGTGTTTTACGATCCGCCGGAAGAGCCGATGGATCGTGACACTTTTGCAACGTATTGCGGGGAAAATGCTCTTGTTCTTGACCCTCGCAGCTTGATCCTCTACACCAATGACATGCTGTATTGCAATGGGGAACAACTGGAGATTGACCGCAAGGATGTTGGTCTCTGGCAACAGTTCGCCAATGCCCGCCGGCTGGTGTGTCCGGCGTTCAGCGAGGAGACGCTTGATCTGTTGTACGACGGATACGTGTCGGGTTATTGGCTTTTTGAGTCATCTGTAGCACAATAA
- the bamC gene encoding outer membrane protein assembly factor BamC, whose product MKRTAPAAILLATGLVAGCSTTNSADKKIDYQSTTPRTTQSLEIPPDLTRPQIQDKYSIPAVAAGAANAAGQQVAAAADTAKTDKMRLERAGTERWLVVDGKTPAELWPVLKAFWQDNGFVIGKEDPDVGVMETDWAENRAKLPQDMLRNFLEKVGLGSAYSTGERDKFRIRLEKTAQGSEVYFSHRGMIEVYTNDTKGETRWQPRPVDPGLEAELLSRFMVRLGMTEEQARESVKKTIAAKEPTTLPIANGVLTINDGFDRAWRRVGLALDRVGLVVNDRDRSKGIYYVKPAKGETDAKSSSSGGGFWSSLAFWKSDDASPAKLPDNDLLVEVKETAPGTTTLRISDKDGKPVSNEFAKTALSRLATELQ is encoded by the coding sequence ATGAAACGAACCGCGCCAGCCGCGATTCTGCTGGCCACCGGCCTGGTCGCCGGTTGCAGCACCACCAACTCGGCAGACAAGAAAATCGATTACCAGTCGACGACCCCCCGCACCACCCAGTCCCTGGAGATCCCCCCCGATCTGACGCGTCCGCAAATCCAGGACAAGTACTCCATTCCGGCCGTTGCGGCCGGCGCCGCCAATGCCGCGGGCCAGCAGGTCGCCGCCGCCGCGGATACGGCCAAGACCGACAAGATGCGCCTGGAACGCGCCGGCACCGAACGCTGGCTGGTCGTGGACGGCAAGACGCCCGCCGAACTGTGGCCGGTGCTCAAGGCCTTCTGGCAGGACAACGGCTTCGTGATCGGCAAGGAAGATCCGGACGTCGGCGTGATGGAAACCGACTGGGCGGAAAACCGCGCCAAGCTGCCGCAGGACATGCTGCGCAACTTCCTCGAGAAGGTCGGCCTCGGCTCGGCCTACTCCACCGGCGAGCGCGACAAGTTCCGCATCCGCCTGGAAAAAACCGCTCAGGGCTCCGAAGTCTACTTCTCTCACCGCGGCATGATCGAGGTCTACACCAACGACACCAAGGGAGAAACCCGCTGGCAACCGCGCCCCGTCGACCCGGGCCTCGAAGCCGAACTGCTGTCCCGCTTCATGGTGCGTCTGGGCATGACCGAAGAACAGGCGCGCGAATCGGTGAAGAAAACCATCGCGGCCAAGGAGCCGACCACGCTGCCGATCGCCAATGGCGTGCTGACCATCAACGACGGTTTCGACCGCGCATGGCGCCGTGTCGGCCTGGCTCTCGATCGCGTCGGTCTTGTGGTCAATGACCGCGACCGTTCCAAGGGCATCTACTACGTGAAGCCCGCCAAGGGCGAAACGGATGCCAAGAGCTCGTCGTCTGGCGGCGGCTTCTGGTCCAGCCTCGCTTTCTGGAAGAGCGACGATGCGTCGCCCGCGAAGCTCCCGGACAACGATCTGCTGGTCGAGGTCAAGGAAACGGCTCCCGGAACGACGACCCTGCGCATCAGTGACAAGGACGGCAAGCCCGTCTCGAACGAGTTCGCCAAAACCGCGCTGTCGCGTCTTGCCACCGAACTGCAGTAA
- the dapA gene encoding 4-hydroxy-tetrahydrodipicolinate synthase — translation MLKGSLVALVTPMFEDGKVDYESLRRLVDFHVDNGTDGLVAVGTTGESATLPVEEHLAVIGAVVEQAKNRVPVIAGTGANSTVEAIELTCEAARLGVAQVLSVVPYYNKPTQEGMYQHFRAVAEAVDIPVILYNVPGRTVADMSNDTALRLAAIPNVVGLKDATGNIGRACDLIRRAPAGFALYSGDDATGMAFMLCGGHGVISVTANVAPGAMSRLCRAALAGDAVEARKINDSLQGLHSELFIESNPIPAKWVLQRMGLIRGGIRLPLTTLSDASVPPLEAAMRQAELI, via the coding sequence ATGCTCAAAGGTAGCCTGGTCGCCCTGGTCACTCCGATGTTCGAGGATGGCAAGGTCGACTATGAATCGCTCAGACGCCTGGTGGATTTTCATGTCGACAACGGCACGGACGGCCTCGTGGCCGTCGGCACCACCGGCGAATCCGCCACCTTGCCGGTCGAGGAACACCTTGCCGTCATCGGAGCCGTTGTCGAGCAGGCGAAGAACCGGGTTCCGGTCATCGCCGGCACCGGCGCGAACTCGACGGTGGAAGCCATCGAACTGACCTGCGAGGCGGCGCGGCTTGGCGTCGCCCAGGTGCTCTCGGTCGTGCCCTACTACAACAAGCCGACCCAGGAGGGCATGTACCAGCACTTTCGCGCCGTCGCCGAAGCCGTGGACATTCCCGTCATCCTTTATAATGTCCCGGGCCGCACCGTGGCGGACATGAGCAACGACACGGCATTGCGTCTTGCCGCCATCCCCAATGTCGTCGGTCTGAAGGACGCCACCGGCAATATCGGCCGCGCCTGTGACCTGATCCGCCGCGCGCCGGCGGGCTTCGCGCTTTACTCCGGCGACGATGCGACAGGCATGGCGTTCATGCTGTGCGGCGGACATGGCGTCATCTCCGTGACCGCCAATGTGGCACCGGGCGCGATGAGCCGCCTGTGCCGCGCGGCGCTTGCCGGCGACGCCGTCGAGGCGCGGAAAATCAACGATTCGCTGCAGGGCTTGCACAGCGAGCTTTTCATCGAAAGCAACCCGATACCGGCCAAATGGGTTCTTCAGCGGATGGGACTGATCCGCGGCGGCATCCGGTTACCCCTTACCACCCTGTCCGACGCGAGCGTGCCGCCCCTGGAAGCGGCCATGCGCCAGGCTGAACTTATCTAA